The Impatiens glandulifera chromosome 8, dImpGla2.1, whole genome shotgun sequence genome includes a window with the following:
- the LOC124911793 gene encoding kirola-like, with translation MAHIGLSKLVKQVEIKSDGDVFHELFRFQPHHISNISPTNIQNVDLHEGDWGTIGSVIFWNYTHDGKEKVAKERIEAIDEEKKSVTFNVIEGDLLELYKICIFTVHVDTDGENNLVTWTVEYEKLNEDVEDPTSMLDFCIVLTKDIETHHLNN, from the exons ATGGCACATATTGGATTGTCAAAACTCGTCAAACAAGTGGAGATCAAATCGGATGGAGATGTGTTTCACGAACTTTTTCGGTTTCAGCCTCATCACATTTCCAACATATCCCCGACTAACATCCAAAATGTGGATCTTCACGAGGGCGATTGGGGAACTATTGGGTCCGTCATTTTCTGGAACTACACTCATG ATGGAAAGGAGAAGGTGGCAAAGGAGAGAATAGAAGCAATAGATGAAGAGAAGAAATCAGTGACCTTTAATGTTATCGAGGGTGACCTGTTGGAGTTGTACAAGATATGCATATTCACTGTCCACGTGGACACTGACGGAGAGAATAACCTGGTGACGTGGACAGTAGAATATGAAAAATTGAATGAGGATGTAGAGGATCCTACCTCCATGTTGGACTTTTGCATTGTCTTGACCAAGGATATCGAGactcatcatctcaacaattaa